A genomic region of Vicinamibacterales bacterium contains the following coding sequences:
- the pyrE gene encoding orotate phosphoribosyltransferase → MNDADVLRHFRESGALLEGHFRLSSGLHSSGYLQCALVLQYPDRAGALGAGIADLARGWQPTVVLSPALGGIVIGQEVGRALGVRAIFAERTDGALALRRGFSLSPDDRVLVVEDVLTTGGSTRETIAVAEAAGATVVGAAAIMDRSGGAHGLAVPFAGLCPMTVPAYTEAECPLCKDGVPVSKPGSRR, encoded by the coding sequence ATGAACGACGCCGACGTCCTGCGACACTTCCGCGAATCCGGGGCCCTGCTCGAGGGCCACTTCCGTCTCTCGTCCGGGCTGCACAGCTCGGGCTATCTCCAGTGCGCCCTGGTGCTCCAGTACCCGGACCGCGCCGGGGCGCTGGGGGCCGGCATCGCGGACCTGGCCCGAGGCTGGCAGCCGACGGTGGTGCTGTCGCCGGCGCTCGGCGGCATCGTGATCGGCCAGGAAGTGGGGCGCGCGCTGGGCGTGCGCGCCATCTTCGCCGAGCGGACCGACGGCGCGCTGGCGCTCCGGCGCGGCTTCTCCCTGTCGCCCGACGACCGCGTGCTGGTCGTGGAGGACGTGCTGACGACCGGGGGCTCCACCCGCGAGACGATTGCGGTGGCCGAGGCGGCGGGCGCGACGGTGGTCGGGGCGGCCGCGATCATGGACCGCAGCGGCGGCGCCCACGGCCTGGCCGTGCCGTTCGCCGGGCTGTGCCCGATGACGGTGCCGGCGTACACCGAGGCCGAGTGTCCGCTCTGCAAGGACGGCGTGCCCGTGTCCAAGCCCGGCTCGCGCCGCTAG
- a CDS encoding glycosyltransferase produces MFSLHIDTARTWRGGQQQVLLTVLGLRERGHRAVLVAHPDGVLFDRAREGDDLVPLATRSEVDLASAWRLARVIALHRPAIVHAHDPHAVAMASMALSFGVGGAAPTLVASRRVDFHLQRHSFSRWKYRQVACFIAASNAIAGVLAHDGVPRSRIAVVHDGIDVDRVSAIPAGDIHGEFWFPHGAPVLVNVAALVPHKGQKFLIDAMARVRRRVVDAQLVVFGEGELRASLEQQIRELDLTKHVVLAGFREDVLALTRSADLFVMSSVTEGFGSTLLDAMAMGLAVAGTTAGGIPEAVEDGVTGLLVPPGNADALADAIVRLLDDRPLRARMGEAGRRRVREQFGVDRLVEGTLAAYRAFQGGETPWKPRRGSNMARSSEPPPDERASAPGRLTPGRSLPPASPTDAVRTSPPDEGIIRPPTGSGDGVAPAPNVFDLGLFPVCPATHDQGLRWLFDLATVLLMLECRPGDRVLDLGAGSGFSSEMLARLGYSVVALDPDQRALERNRRRPSFDASRIQGRVMVAQGLAERLPFAVAAFDGILGMNVLLHVPDLPGAIREMARVLKPGGRAVFCEPGLDHLEAAETKRARREYGEDDRPFDVLAFLRRALESGFSDAMLSATLQSPLRLLPLAEVELFRTGHHPRPHMTNAGVLEELQRRHTYAMIVRAGQKPRTSRHPGRLQARLTSAAPPHNGTARAGSRLSLVVHAVNSGDTVWLSSPSRFGGFVTVGCKLLGRDGRLVTDALGRTRLPHDVSPGESVTVAVDLPLPADLAVGRYTLLLDLVNELVYWFADVGGEPVEMVIEVTE; encoded by the coding sequence GTGTTCTCACTCCACATCGACACCGCCCGCACCTGGCGCGGCGGACAACAGCAAGTCCTGCTGACGGTGCTCGGGTTGCGGGAGCGCGGCCACCGGGCCGTGCTCGTCGCGCACCCGGATGGCGTGCTGTTCGACCGCGCGCGCGAGGGCGACGACCTGGTGCCGCTCGCCACGCGGTCGGAGGTGGACCTGGCGTCGGCCTGGCGGCTCGCACGGGTCATCGCCCTGCACAGACCGGCGATCGTGCACGCGCACGACCCGCACGCCGTGGCCATGGCGTCGATGGCGCTGTCATTCGGCGTCGGAGGGGCGGCGCCGACGCTCGTGGCGTCCCGCCGCGTCGACTTCCACCTGCAGCGTCACTCCTTCTCGCGATGGAAGTACCGCCAGGTGGCGTGCTTCATCGCGGCCTCGAACGCCATCGCGGGCGTGCTCGCGCACGACGGCGTGCCGCGCTCGCGGATCGCCGTGGTCCACGACGGCATCGACGTGGACCGGGTGTCGGCCATCCCGGCCGGCGACATCCACGGCGAGTTCTGGTTCCCGCACGGCGCGCCCGTCCTCGTCAACGTCGCGGCCCTCGTCCCGCACAAGGGCCAGAAGTTCCTGATCGACGCCATGGCCCGGGTCAGGCGTCGCGTCGTGGACGCGCAACTGGTCGTCTTCGGGGAGGGCGAGCTCCGGGCCTCGCTGGAGCAGCAGATCCGCGAGCTGGATCTCACGAAGCACGTGGTGCTCGCCGGGTTCCGCGAGGACGTGCTCGCGCTCACGAGGAGCGCCGACCTGTTCGTGATGAGCTCGGTGACCGAGGGCTTCGGCTCCACCCTGCTCGACGCGATGGCCATGGGCCTGGCCGTGGCCGGCACCACGGCCGGCGGCATCCCGGAAGCCGTCGAGGACGGCGTCACCGGCCTGCTGGTGCCCCCGGGCAACGCCGATGCCCTGGCCGACGCGATCGTGCGGCTCCTCGATGACCGGCCGCTGCGCGCCCGCATGGGCGAGGCCGGCCGCCGCCGCGTGCGCGAGCAGTTCGGCGTGGATCGCCTGGTGGAGGGCACGCTGGCGGCGTACCGTGCCTTCCAGGGGGGCGAGACTCCGTGGAAGCCGCGAAGGGGTAGCAACATGGCGAGGTCGAGTGAGCCCCCGCCGGATGAAAGGGCATCAGCGCCGGGCAGGTTGACGCCCGGACGATCCCTTCCTCCGGCTTCGCCAACTGACGCCGTACGAACATCTCCGCCGGACGAAGGGATCATCCGTCCGCCAACCGGCTCGGGCGATGGTGTGGCCCCGGCGCCGAATGTATTCGATCTCGGCCTGTTCCCGGTGTGCCCGGCCACTCACGATCAGGGCCTCCGGTGGCTGTTCGACCTCGCGACCGTGCTCCTGATGCTCGAATGCCGTCCGGGTGACCGAGTGCTCGACCTCGGGGCGGGTTCCGGCTTCTCATCGGAGATGCTGGCCCGGCTTGGATACTCGGTCGTAGCCCTGGACCCCGATCAGCGCGCACTGGAACGCAATCGCCGTCGGCCGTCGTTCGACGCATCGCGGATACAGGGGCGAGTCATGGTCGCCCAAGGGCTGGCGGAACGGCTCCCCTTCGCAGTGGCGGCATTCGACGGCATCCTCGGCATGAACGTGCTGCTTCACGTACCCGACCTTCCGGGTGCCATTCGGGAGATGGCACGTGTCCTCAAGCCCGGCGGCCGGGCCGTGTTCTGCGAACCCGGCCTCGATCACCTCGAGGCTGCCGAGACCAAGCGCGCCCGCAGAGAGTACGGCGAGGACGACCGCCCATTCGATGTCCTGGCTTTCCTTCGTCGCGCGCTGGAGTCTGGGTTCTCCGACGCCATGCTCTCAGCGACGCTGCAGTCGCCACTCCGACTGCTCCCGCTCGCGGAGGTCGAGCTGTTTCGCACCGGCCACCATCCGCGCCCGCACATGACCAACGCGGGCGTACTGGAGGAGCTGCAGCGTCGACACACCTACGCGATGATCGTCCGGGCTGGTCAGAAGCCTCGCACATCGCGGCACCCGGGTCGCTTGCAGGCCCGTCTGACGTCCGCCGCTCCGCCTCACAACGGAACCGCCCGCGCGGGAAGTCGTTTGAGCCTGGTGGTCCATGCGGTGAACAGTGGCGACACCGTGTGGCTCTCCAGCCCGTCACGGTTCGGTGGGTTCGTCACGGTCGGCTGCAAGCTGCTCGGTCGGGATGGCCGGCTTGTCACCGACGCGCTCGGGCGAACGCGCCTGCCTCACGACGTGAGTCCAGGCGAATCCGTGACGGTCGCGGTCGACCTGCCACTGCCCGCGGACCTGGCCGTCGGACGCTACACATTGCTCCTGGACCTCGTAAACGAGCTGGTCTACTGGTTCGCTGACGTTGGCGGCGAGCCAGTCGAGATGGTCATCGAAGTGACGGAATGA
- the truA gene encoding tRNA pseudouridine(38-40) synthase TruA, with product MAARPRTLRLVIAYDGAEFAGWQRQLRHRTVQGELERVFEAIEGRPVHVAGAGRTDAGVHAAAQVASVRLTAAIAPDRLVRACNASLPDDVRVLAAEETFEGFHARIHARGKTYRYLIWHAPTGAPALRRVAWHVPQPLSLSAMQEAARGFLGERDFAAFRARGSHVRSTVRTIWTSTVEVLPALPPWTDGTAQPGRLICFEVSGSGFLRHQVRAMAGSLAAIGRSRLTAEALARAVDEGRRAGVGPTAPAHGLHLWRVDYGAVEPDAPAGPASAPDEGADPT from the coding sequence ATGGCCGCGCGCCCGCGCACGCTGCGGCTGGTCATCGCGTACGACGGCGCGGAGTTCGCGGGCTGGCAGCGCCAGCTGCGCCATCGCACCGTGCAAGGGGAGCTCGAACGCGTCTTCGAGGCGATCGAGGGACGGCCCGTGCACGTGGCGGGCGCCGGCCGGACCGATGCCGGCGTGCATGCCGCGGCCCAGGTGGCCAGCGTGCGCCTCACGGCGGCCATCGCACCGGATCGGCTGGTCCGTGCCTGCAACGCGTCGCTGCCCGACGACGTCCGCGTGCTGGCGGCCGAGGAGACCTTCGAGGGCTTCCATGCGCGTATCCATGCGCGAGGGAAGACCTACCGGTATCTCATCTGGCACGCGCCGACGGGCGCGCCGGCGCTCAGGCGCGTGGCCTGGCACGTGCCCCAGCCGTTGTCGTTGTCGGCCATGCAGGAGGCCGCGCGTGGCTTCCTCGGGGAGCGCGACTTCGCGGCCTTCCGCGCCCGCGGCAGCCACGTGCGGTCCACGGTGCGCACCATCTGGACTTCCACGGTCGAGGTGCTACCCGCCCTCCCGCCATGGACCGACGGCACGGCGCAGCCCGGCCGCCTCATCTGCTTCGAGGTGTCCGGCTCTGGGTTCCTCCGCCACCAGGTGCGGGCGATGGCCGGAAGCCTGGCGGCGATCGGGCGCAGCCGGCTGACCGCCGAGGCCCTGGCGCGGGCCGTGGACGAGGGCCGCCGGGCCGGGGTCGGGCCGACGGCGCCGGCTCACGGCCTGCACTTGTGGCGCGTGGACTACGGCGCAGTGGAGCCTGATGCTCCGGCAGGGCCGGCGTCCGCCCCCGACGAAGGGGCCGATCCGACCTAA
- a CDS encoding phosphatidate cytidylyltransferase — MTRLLSGLALAGSAFAAVWFLPTTALLAVALGVAALAFVEYARLARAVGAPLPAGIALAGTLAASAWTALPDAPWAPIFGVLLLAVAAALLARGEHGAALLHGSAAAMLAPVYLGLPLGALVAIHQRTGREGVLALIATVAASDTFQYYTGRAFGRRPLAPTVSPKKTIEGAIGGLVLAPIALVALSRWWLPALPPAGVWLAGVGMVVAGIAGDLFESAIKRAAGVKDSGTLIPGHGGVLDRIDALLFAAPLFLLLVTLA, encoded by the coding sequence ATGACTCGCCTGCTGAGCGGGCTGGCGCTCGCCGGCTCGGCGTTCGCCGCGGTGTGGTTCCTGCCGACGACCGCCCTCCTCGCGGTGGCGCTCGGCGTGGCGGCGCTGGCGTTCGTCGAGTACGCCCGCCTGGCCCGGGCCGTCGGGGCGCCGCTCCCCGCCGGCATCGCGCTCGCCGGCACGCTGGCCGCCAGTGCGTGGACGGCACTGCCCGACGCGCCCTGGGCGCCGATCTTCGGGGTGCTCCTGCTGGCCGTTGCGGCGGCGCTCCTGGCGCGCGGCGAACACGGCGCCGCGCTGCTCCACGGGAGCGCGGCGGCCATGCTGGCGCCCGTGTACCTCGGTCTGCCGCTGGGCGCGCTCGTCGCCATCCACCAGCGAACGGGCCGGGAAGGCGTCCTGGCGCTGATTGCCACGGTGGCCGCGAGCGACACGTTCCAGTACTACACGGGCCGCGCGTTCGGCCGCCGGCCGCTGGCGCCCACCGTGAGCCCGAAGAAGACGATCGAAGGCGCCATCGGCGGCCTCGTGCTCGCGCCGATCGCGCTCGTGGCCCTGAGTCGCTGGTGGCTGCCCGCGCTGCCCCCCGCGGGCGTGTGGCTGGCGGGCGTCGGCATGGTGGTGGCCGGCATCGCCGGCGATCTCTTCGAGTCGGCCATCAAGCGGGCCGCGGGCGTGAAGGACAGCGGGACGCTGATTCCCGGGCACGGGGGGGTCCTGGACCGCATCGATGCCCTGCTGTTCGCGGCGCCGCTCTTCCTCCTCCTGGTGACGCTCGCATGA
- a CDS encoding 1-deoxy-D-xylulose-5-phosphate reductoisomerase, translating to MIRVAILGATGSIGTSALSVAEAHPERVAVVGLAAATSAEALAPAVARHRPTAVSMATPDALARLAASADLPDARGVGDEGLVMVATRPDVDLVLCASSGTAALEAVLAAIEAGKTIALANKEVLVMAGGLVMDRARAKGVPILPVDSEHNAIHQCLHGHPAAHVRRLVLTASGGPFRGRTRASLAEVTPADALRHPTWQMGPKITIDSATLMNKGLEVIEAHWLFGVQASQIDVVVHPQSIVHSLVEFTDGSMLAQLGTTDMRLPIQYAFSYPERWQTPVPFLDLARAGTLEFHPPDWEEFPCLGLAFRALDADRSLPIVLNAANEVAVAAFLDGRLPFPSIPDVIGGAMEAHRPTPVDTLPGVRTVDAWAKAHAAELVRAVESNQR from the coding sequence ATGATTCGCGTGGCCATCCTGGGCGCCACCGGTTCGATCGGCACGAGCGCGCTGTCGGTGGCCGAGGCCCACCCCGAGCGCGTGGCCGTCGTCGGCCTCGCGGCCGCGACGTCGGCCGAGGCGCTCGCGCCGGCCGTCGCCCGCCACCGGCCCACCGCCGTCTCGATGGCGACACCCGATGCGCTCGCACGACTGGCGGCCTCGGCGGACCTGCCGGACGCGCGCGGCGTCGGCGACGAGGGTCTGGTGATGGTGGCCACGCGGCCGGACGTGGACCTCGTGCTCTGCGCCTCCTCGGGCACGGCGGCGCTCGAGGCCGTGCTCGCGGCCATCGAGGCCGGCAAGACGATCGCGCTCGCCAACAAGGAAGTGCTCGTGATGGCCGGCGGCCTGGTGATGGACCGCGCGCGGGCGAAAGGCGTCCCGATCCTGCCGGTGGACAGCGAACACAACGCGATCCACCAGTGCCTGCACGGCCACCCCGCCGCGCACGTCCGCCGCCTGGTGCTCACGGCGTCCGGTGGGCCGTTCCGTGGGCGGACCCGCGCGAGCCTGGCGGAGGTGACGCCCGCCGACGCGCTCCGCCACCCGACGTGGCAGATGGGGCCGAAGATCACGATCGACTCGGCCACGCTCATGAACAAGGGCCTGGAGGTCATCGAGGCGCACTGGCTCTTCGGCGTGCAGGCCAGCCAGATCGACGTCGTCGTGCATCCGCAATCGATCGTCCACTCGCTGGTCGAGTTCACGGACGGGTCGATGCTCGCGCAGCTCGGGACGACCGACATGCGGCTGCCCATCCAGTACGCGTTCTCGTATCCCGAGCGCTGGCAGACGCCGGTGCCCTTTCTCGATCTGGCGCGGGCCGGCACCCTCGAGTTCCATCCGCCGGACTGGGAAGAGTTCCCGTGCCTCGGGCTGGCGTTCCGCGCGCTGGACGCCGACCGGAGCCTGCCCATCGTGCTGAACGCCGCCAACGAGGTGGCCGTGGCCGCCTTTCTCGACGGTCGCCTGCCGTTCCCGTCCATTCCCGACGTGATCGGCGGCGCCATGGAGGCGCACCGGCCCACGCCGGTGGACACGCTGCCGGGCGTGCGGACCGTGGATGCATGGGCCAAGGCGCATGCGGCCGAGCTCGTGCGGGCGGTAGAATCGAACCAGAGGTAG
- a CDS encoding TolC family protein, with translation MFGIRRSTHGTAAAVALAGLSVFGAAPVHGQTPDAAPAAERRLTITDAVALALEQNVDLEVVRLNPQVQDLTIAQTRSAWAPSVNSSFQGLNQNSPPSSFLSLGQAKTTDTNQRYGVGFGGLTRWGASYSANWNNSRFTTNGFTFFTPQLNSTFQASYTQPLLRNLKIDNVRQQLQVSTKNREISDVQVAQTVATTTRSVKNAYWDLVFARDSLDVQRQSLDLAQRSLRENRARVEIGTMAPIDIVQAEAEVAQREEAVIVAEAAIERAEDRLRSLIYNQHDAAQWATRLVPTDGATFQPVLADMDQAVRAALDQRTDIRTSVKSIEANDVSIRFFRNQLLPDVSATLDYSATGLAGTQLIRDGFGPVTGQSARPWSEALKDVVKSDFPTWTLTVQMRYDLGFNNAEASLARARIQQSQAEKQLESSKIRVATEVRDAARTVTANAKRVEATRASRALAERRLEAEEKKFQAGMTTNFFVLQAQRDLNQARNNELQALIDHVKSVVDFETVQVAPLNGGAGVTGVTTSGFSSNNTTGTQQQRQ, from the coding sequence ATGTTCGGGATTCGACGGTCGACACACGGCACGGCGGCAGCGGTCGCCCTCGCCGGCCTGTCCGTTTTCGGGGCGGCGCCTGTTCACGGACAGACACCGGACGCCGCGCCGGCGGCGGAACGCCGGCTGACCATCACCGACGCGGTCGCCCTGGCGCTCGAGCAGAACGTGGACCTGGAGGTCGTGCGCCTCAACCCGCAGGTGCAGGACCTGACCATCGCGCAGACCCGCTCGGCCTGGGCACCCAGCGTGAACTCGTCGTTCCAGGGCCTCAACCAGAACAGCCCGCCCAGCAGCTTCCTGTCGCTGGGCCAGGCCAAGACCACGGACACGAACCAGCGCTACGGCGTCGGCTTCGGCGGGCTGACGCGCTGGGGCGCCAGCTACTCGGCCAACTGGAACAACTCCCGGTTCACGACCAACGGCTTCACCTTCTTCACGCCGCAGTTGAACTCCACGTTCCAGGCCAGCTACACGCAGCCCCTGCTCCGCAACCTCAAGATCGACAACGTCCGGCAGCAGCTGCAGGTGTCGACGAAGAACCGCGAGATCTCCGACGTGCAGGTGGCGCAGACCGTCGCCACCACCACGCGCTCGGTGAAGAACGCCTACTGGGATCTCGTCTTCGCGCGCGACAGCCTCGACGTGCAGCGCCAGTCGCTCGACCTCGCCCAGCGCTCGCTCCGGGAGAACCGCGCGCGCGTGGAGATCGGCACCATGGCCCCGATCGACATCGTCCAGGCCGAGGCCGAGGTGGCCCAGCGCGAGGAAGCCGTGATCGTGGCCGAGGCCGCCATCGAGCGCGCGGAGGATCGTCTGCGCAGCCTGATCTACAACCAGCACGACGCCGCCCAGTGGGCCACGCGCCTGGTCCCCACCGACGGCGCCACCTTCCAGCCCGTGCTGGCCGACATGGATCAGGCCGTGCGGGCCGCGCTCGACCAGCGGACGGACATCCGCACGAGCGTCAAGTCCATCGAGGCCAACGACGTCAGCATCCGCTTCTTCCGCAACCAGCTGCTGCCGGACGTGTCGGCCACGCTGGACTACTCGGCCACCGGGCTGGCCGGCACGCAGCTCATTCGCGACGGCTTCGGCCCGGTGACGGGCCAGAGCGCGCGGCCGTGGAGCGAGGCGCTCAAGGACGTCGTCAAGTCGGACTTCCCCACCTGGACGCTCACCGTCCAGATGCGCTACGACCTGGGATTCAACAACGCGGAGGCCAGCCTGGCGCGCGCCCGGATCCAGCAGTCGCAGGCCGAGAAACAGCTCGAGTCGAGCAAGATCCGCGTGGCCACCGAGGTACGGGACGCCGCCCGGACGGTCACGGCCAACGCCAAGCGCGTGGAGGCCACGCGGGCCTCGCGCGCCCTCGCCGAACGTCGGCTCGAGGCGGAGGAGAAGAAGTTCCAGGCCGGCATGACGACCAACTTCTTCGTCCTGCAGGCACAGCGCGACCTGAACCAGGCCCGTAACAACGAGCTCCAGGCCCTCATCGACCACGTGAAGTCCGTGGTGGACTTCGAGACGGTGCAGGTGGCGCCGCTCAACGGCGGGGCCGGGGTGACCGGCGTGACCACGTCCGGGTTCTCTTCCAACAACACCACCGGCACCCAGCAGCAGCGCCAGTAG
- a CDS encoding glycosyltransferase family 2 protein — protein MPKLSVTVITRDEAANIGAALESVAWADEIVVVDSESTDATVDIARRFTPRVVVRPWPGYVDQKNHAAREASHDWILSLDADERVTPALADEIRALMRGEPAAAGYRLPRVAFHMGRWIRSTDWYPDYQLRLYDRRRGRWTGRLVHESVSADGPVVDLTGELQHYAYRDLSHHLQTMDRYTTLAARQMQDEGRQAGWLDLAAHPPAAFLRNYVLRGGFRDGVPGLVVSTLNATYVALKFAKLWELCSHSTSTPPAPGAADNSKSC, from the coding sequence GTGCCGAAGCTCTCGGTCACGGTCATCACCCGCGACGAGGCCGCCAACATCGGGGCGGCGCTCGAGTCGGTCGCCTGGGCCGACGAGATCGTGGTGGTGGACTCGGAGAGCACCGACGCCACGGTCGACATCGCGCGGCGCTTCACCCCGCGGGTCGTGGTGAGGCCCTGGCCGGGCTACGTGGATCAGAAGAACCACGCGGCCCGCGAGGCCAGCCACGACTGGATCCTGTCGCTCGACGCCGACGAGCGCGTCACGCCGGCGCTGGCCGACGAGATCCGGGCACTGATGCGCGGCGAGCCGGCGGCCGCAGGGTACCGGCTGCCGCGCGTCGCCTTCCACATGGGCCGCTGGATCCGATCCACGGACTGGTACCCCGACTACCAGCTGCGCCTCTACGACCGCCGGCGTGGACGGTGGACCGGGCGCCTCGTCCACGAGTCCGTGTCGGCGGACGGCCCGGTCGTGGATCTCACGGGGGAACTCCAGCACTACGCCTATCGCGACCTCTCGCACCACCTGCAGACCATGGACCGCTACACGACGCTGGCGGCCCGCCAGATGCAGGACGAGGGGCGGCAGGCCGGCTGGCTGGACCTCGCCGCCCATCCGCCGGCGGCCTTCCTCCGCAACTACGTCCTGCGCGGGGGCTTTCGCGACGGCGTGCCCGGCCTGGTCGTGTCGACCCTCAACGCCACCTACGTGGCCCTGAAGTTCGCGAAGCTCTGGGAACTGTGTTCTCACTCCACATCGACACCGCCCGCACCTGGCGCGGCGGACAACAGCAAGTCCTGCTGA
- a CDS encoding isoprenyl transferase yields MALDQLRAWIPSGGPEEALLGQVNPDRLPRHVAIIMDGNGRWAAQRHLPRVEGHRAGIDAVRSTVETSARLGLEVLTLYAFSVENWKRPATEVSVLMGLLRRYLRLELETLLSNNIRFTAVGRPSELPPDVYHELLQAEAKTSRNTGMHFNIALNYGGRAEIVDAARRAIESGVSPSSLDEARFGEFLYTAGQPDPDLLIRTSGEMRVSNFLLWQIAYAEIWVTDTLWPDFRCQHLLEAVVAYQKRDRRYGGIASVPVAAGAK; encoded by the coding sequence ATGGCACTCGATCAACTTCGCGCGTGGATCCCCTCCGGCGGCCCCGAGGAGGCGCTCCTCGGGCAGGTGAACCCCGACCGCCTGCCCCGGCATGTGGCCATCATCATGGACGGCAACGGACGGTGGGCGGCCCAGCGGCACCTGCCGCGCGTGGAGGGCCACCGGGCCGGCATCGACGCCGTGCGCAGCACGGTGGAGACCTCGGCCCGCCTCGGACTCGAGGTGCTCACGCTCTACGCGTTCTCGGTGGAGAACTGGAAGCGCCCGGCCACCGAGGTCAGCGTGCTGATGGGCCTGCTGCGCCGCTACCTCCGCCTGGAACTGGAGACGCTGCTCTCGAACAACATCCGGTTCACGGCCGTCGGGCGGCCGAGCGAGCTGCCGCCGGACGTCTACCACGAGCTGCTGCAGGCCGAGGCCAAGACGAGCCGCAACACCGGCATGCACTTCAACATCGCCCTGAACTACGGCGGGCGCGCCGAGATCGTGGACGCGGCGCGGCGCGCGATCGAGAGCGGCGTCTCGCCCTCGTCGCTCGACGAGGCCCGCTTCGGGGAGTTCCTGTACACCGCGGGCCAGCCCGACCCCGACCTCCTCATCCGCACCAGCGGGGAGATGCGCGTCAGCAACTTCCTCCTGTGGCAGATCGCGTACGCCGAGATCTGGGTGACCGATACGCTGTGGCCCGACTTCCGATGCCAGCACCTGCTCGAGGCCGTCGTCGCCTATCAGAAGCGCGACCGCCGCTACGGCGGGATCGCGTCGGTCCCGGTGGCCGCCGGGGCCAAGTAG
- the rseP gene encoding RIP metalloprotease RseP — translation MPTTLLAFLFVLGVLVFVHELGHFLLARWHGVRVLTFSLGFGPKLLSMRRGDTEYCISAIPLGGYVKMAGENPDDQPQGASDEFLSKSKWQRFQILMAGPAMNMILAVLLLALVLMQGDRVLAFLSRPAVIGVVQAGSAAEAAGIKAGDEVVKINGREISTWEALEQAVSSKPDLDIDMVVRRDGAEQALTVRPTSTKVSMSSDATFEVGTIGVLPDTYPLIDSVNPGDPADRAGFQRGDVIRSIEGKRMVYTRNVSDTLKTRGGQPTSIVVRRGGTDMTIDVTPEQRGDAAIIGVTLGNETISYTPGPVEALGLSLQRNVQTAGVILSTLGELFTGRASPKQLMGPVGIATLSGASARQGWVELFALMASISLNLGLLNLLPIPVLDGGHMAIMGMEAVARRDFSLAVKEKMLFAGFVLLMALMVTVIYNDLTRVAWIERLMPWRN, via the coding sequence ATGCCGACCACGCTCTTGGCGTTCCTGTTCGTGCTGGGCGTGCTCGTGTTCGTCCACGAGCTGGGGCACTTCCTGCTCGCGCGCTGGCACGGCGTGCGCGTGCTCACCTTCTCCCTCGGCTTCGGTCCCAAGCTCCTGTCGATGCGGCGGGGTGACACGGAGTACTGCATCAGCGCCATCCCCCTGGGCGGCTACGTGAAGATGGCCGGCGAGAACCCCGACGACCAGCCGCAGGGCGCCAGCGACGAGTTCCTCTCGAAGTCGAAGTGGCAGCGCTTCCAGATCCTCATGGCCGGGCCCGCCATGAACATGATCCTGGCGGTCCTCCTGCTGGCGCTCGTGCTGATGCAGGGCGACCGCGTGCTCGCGTTCCTCAGCCGCCCGGCCGTCATCGGCGTGGTGCAGGCGGGGTCGGCGGCCGAAGCGGCCGGCATCAAGGCGGGCGACGAGGTCGTGAAGATCAACGGCCGCGAGATCTCGACCTGGGAAGCCCTGGAGCAGGCGGTCTCCTCGAAGCCGGACCTCGACATCGACATGGTGGTCCGCCGCGACGGCGCCGAGCAGGCCCTGACGGTGCGGCCCACGTCGACCAAGGTGTCGATGTCCTCCGACGCGACCTTCGAGGTCGGCACGATTGGCGTCCTGCCCGACACCTATCCGCTCATCGACTCGGTCAACCCCGGCGACCCCGCCGACCGGGCCGGCTTCCAGCGCGGCGACGTCATCCGCTCCATCGAGGGCAAGCGGATGGTCTACACCCGCAACGTGTCCGACACGCTGAAGACGCGCGGCGGGCAGCCGACGTCGATCGTCGTGCGCCGCGGCGGCACCGACATGACCATCGACGTGACGCCGGAGCAGCGTGGGGACGCCGCCATCATCGGCGTGACGCTGGGGAACGAGACCATCTCCTACACGCCCGGCCCGGTGGAAGCGCTGGGTCTCAGCCTCCAGCGCAACGTGCAGACGGCGGGTGTCATCCTCAGCACCCTGGGCGAGCTCTTCACCGGCCGCGCGTCGCCCAAGCAACTCATGGGGCCCGTGGGCATCGCGACGCTCTCCGGGGCGTCGGCCCGCCAGGGCTGGGTGGAGCTCTTCGCGCTGATGGCGTCGATCAGCCTGAACCTGGGCCTGCTGAACCTGCTGCCGATTCCCGTGCTCGACGGCGGCCACATGGCCATCATGGGCATGGAAGCGGTGGCGCGCCGCGACTTCTCGCTGGCGGTGAAGGAGAAGATGCTGTTCGCGGGGTTCGTCCTGCTCATGGCGCTGATGGTCACCGTGATCTACAACGACCTGACACGGGTCGCGTGGATCGAGCGCCTGATGCCGTGGAGGAACTAG